The following are encoded in a window of Mycolicibacterium tusciae JS617 genomic DNA:
- a CDS encoding NUDIX hydrolase, giving the protein MSLHSSAVETLTQWQTPDPGQDTLRHAVLAFLAARPDGCLRSCEPGHVTGSALVVDHTGTHALLTLHPRFGRWLQLGGHCEESDADIVAAALREATEESGIDGLEIDPMLAALHVHPVRCSLGVPTRHLDMQFVVHAPAGAEIARSAESLDLRWWPLAALPDDCDFGLTQLAAAARNR; this is encoded by the coding sequence ATGAGCCTGCACTCGTCGGCGGTCGAGACGTTGACCCAATGGCAGACACCCGATCCGGGTCAGGACACGCTGCGCCACGCCGTGCTGGCGTTCCTGGCCGCGCGTCCCGACGGATGCCTGCGCTCATGCGAGCCCGGGCATGTGACCGGCTCGGCTTTGGTGGTCGACCACACGGGAACTCACGCCCTGTTGACGCTGCACCCGCGGTTCGGCCGCTGGCTGCAACTCGGCGGGCACTGCGAAGAATCCGACGCCGACATCGTCGCCGCCGCACTGCGGGAGGCCACCGAGGAGTCGGGCATCGACGGCCTGGAGATCGATCCGATGCTGGCCGCGTTGCACGTGCACCCCGTGAGGTGTTCGCTCGGCGTGCCGACTCGCCACCTCGATATGCAGTTCGTCGTGCACGCCCCTGCGGGTGCTGAAATCGCCCGCAGCGCCGAGTCGTTGGACCTTCGATGGTGGCCGCTGGCTGCGCTGCCTGATGACTGCGACTTCGGGCTCACCCAGCTGGCGGCCGCGGCCCGCAACAGGTGA
- a CDS encoding IS481 family transposase, giving the protein MAQKVTAMDIRMAAALAGQVDNVAEFCRREHISRQTFYKFRGHFRDGGIDGLQDRSRRPLTSPGQTCPEVEDLVVRRRKQLIEQGRDHGAQSIVWSLQRDGVQAVPSPSTVWQILTRRGLITPQPQKRPKSATKRFVFARPNECWQSDWTGWWLAGGSAVAIAGSLDDHSRYAVGLRADAGDADGDLVWSVIMAGIDECGIPSMSLSDNGIVYTGRFHAHESAFEINLRALGVRTINSAPFHPQTCGKIERFWQTLKKWLSARDPAATVAELNDLLEEFRSFYNHQRPHRALRGATPAEAFHATAKARPADRPLPAPVFVSHHTVGEQSGYVCAAPYRINVGLRWAGHECDVIRDGDHIAIFSGNRLVRAFTADPARYHQPAEPNTRTYRTREPKPAP; this is encoded by the coding sequence ATGGCCCAGAAGGTGACGGCAATGGACATTCGGATGGCTGCGGCGTTGGCCGGGCAAGTGGACAACGTGGCGGAGTTCTGTCGCCGCGAGCACATCAGTCGGCAGACGTTCTACAAGTTTCGTGGGCACTTCCGTGACGGTGGGATCGACGGGCTGCAGGATCGGTCCCGACGGCCATTGACCTCGCCGGGTCAGACCTGCCCCGAGGTCGAGGACCTGGTGGTGCGCCGCCGCAAACAGTTGATCGAGCAGGGGCGAGATCACGGCGCCCAATCGATCGTGTGGTCATTGCAACGCGACGGTGTGCAGGCAGTGCCGTCGCCGTCGACGGTGTGGCAGATCCTGACCCGCCGCGGGCTGATCACCCCGCAGCCGCAGAAACGTCCGAAGTCGGCGACGAAGCGGTTCGTGTTCGCGCGGCCCAATGAATGCTGGCAGTCAGATTGGACCGGATGGTGGCTTGCCGGTGGCAGTGCGGTGGCCATCGCGGGCAGCCTCGATGACCACTCCCGCTATGCCGTGGGGTTGCGCGCCGATGCCGGCGACGCCGACGGTGACCTCGTCTGGTCGGTCATCATGGCTGGTATCGACGAGTGTGGGATACCGTCGATGTCGTTGTCGGACAACGGAATCGTCTACACCGGTAGATTCCATGCGCATGAATCGGCGTTCGAGATCAACCTGCGCGCCCTTGGTGTGCGCACGATCAACTCGGCACCGTTTCATCCGCAGACCTGCGGCAAGATCGAGCGGTTCTGGCAGACACTGAAGAAGTGGCTGTCCGCGCGGGACCCGGCGGCCACCGTCGCCGAACTCAACGACCTGCTCGAGGAGTTCCGCAGCTTCTACAACCACCAACGGCCCCACCGTGCGCTGCGTGGAGCCACCCCGGCCGAGGCGTTTCACGCCACCGCCAAGGCCCGCCCAGCCGACCGCCCACTTCCCGCACCCGTGTTCGTCAGCCACCACACCGTCGGCGAGCAGTCGGGCTACGTGTGCGCTGCGCCCTACAGGATCAACGTCGGCCTGCGCTGGGCCGGCCACGAATGCGACGTCATCCGCGACGGTGACCACATCGCGATCTTCAGCGGCAACCGACTCGTCCGCGCATTCACCGCCGACCCCGCCCGCTACCACCAACCCGCCGAACCAAACACCCGTACCTATCGCACTCGCGAGCCCAAACCGGCACCATGA
- a CDS encoding sugar phosphate nucleotidyltransferase has protein sequence MMNPAEVDAVILVGGLGTRLRPLTLSAPKPMLPTAGLPFLTHLLSRIAEAGIEHVVLGTSYRAAVFESEFGDGSKMGLQIEYVVEREPLGTGGGIANVASKLRHSTALVFNGDVLSGADLRALLDSHETNDADVTLHLVRVGDPRAFGCVPTDSDGVVTAFLEKTQDPPTDQINAGSYVFKREVIERIPKGRALSVERDVFPALLADGLRVCGYVDATYWRDMGTPEDFVRGSADLVRGIVPSPALHGHRGEELVHDGASVAPGALLIGGTVVGRGAEIAGGARLDGAVIFDGAKVGAGAVIERSIIGFGARIGPRALIRDGVIGDGADIGARCELLRGARVWPGVTIPDGGIRYSTDV, from the coding sequence CTGATGAATCCGGCGGAAGTGGATGCCGTCATATTGGTCGGCGGTCTGGGCACCCGATTGCGCCCGTTGACGCTGTCGGCCCCCAAACCGATGCTGCCGACCGCGGGTCTGCCGTTCCTGACCCACCTGTTGTCGAGGATCGCGGAAGCCGGCATCGAGCATGTCGTGCTCGGCACGTCGTACAGGGCGGCGGTGTTCGAGTCGGAGTTCGGCGACGGATCGAAAATGGGCCTGCAGATCGAGTATGTCGTCGAGAGGGAGCCCCTGGGCACCGGCGGCGGCATTGCCAACGTGGCGTCGAAGCTGAGGCATTCCACCGCGCTGGTTTTCAACGGTGATGTGCTGTCCGGTGCCGATCTGCGCGCGCTCCTTGACAGCCACGAGACCAACGACGCCGATGTGACCCTGCACCTTGTCCGCGTCGGCGATCCGCGGGCGTTCGGCTGCGTGCCGACAGATTCCGATGGAGTGGTCACCGCGTTCCTGGAGAAGACGCAGGACCCGCCCACCGACCAGATCAACGCCGGCAGTTACGTGTTCAAGCGCGAGGTCATCGAGCGCATCCCGAAGGGGCGCGCGCTGTCCGTTGAGCGCGACGTGTTCCCGGCGCTGCTTGCCGACGGGCTTCGGGTGTGTGGCTATGTCGACGCCACCTACTGGCGTGACATGGGCACACCCGAGGATTTCGTGCGTGGCTCCGCCGACCTGGTCCGCGGAATCGTGCCGTCACCGGCGCTGCATGGGCACCGCGGCGAGGAGCTGGTCCACGACGGCGCAAGCGTCGCGCCCGGTGCGCTGCTGATCGGCGGCACGGTGGTCGGTCGCGGCGCCGAGATCGCCGGCGGCGCACGATTGGACGGCGCGGTGATCTTCGACGGCGCCAAGGTCGGCGCGGGTGCGGTGATCGAACGCTCGATCATCGGCTTTGGTGCCCGCATCGGGCCACGCGCGCTGATCCGCGATGGCGTGATCGGCGACGGCGCCGACATCGGCGCGCGCTGTGAGCTGCTGCGCGGTGCGCGGGTGTGGCCGGGCGTCACGATCCCCGACGGCGGAATTCGCTACTCGACCGACGTCTAA
- a CDS encoding glycosyltransferase family 2 protein — protein MSGELVVVTVTYSPGPHLNRFLASLSHATDRAVTVIMADNGSTDGAPEEALQHYSNVRLLRTGANLGYGSAVNRAVDEFSKDTSAQSISEFFIVANPDVQWGPRSIDILLDAAARWPRAGALGPMIRDPDGTVYPSARHLPSLIRGGMHAVVGPLWRSNPWTAAYRQARLVPSERPVGWLSGSCLLLRRAAFDEVAGFDERYFMYMEDVDLGDRLGRAGWQNVYVPSAEILHDKGHATGRDPARNLAAHHTSTYTFLADRYPHWSQAPLRWTIKAALSARAGLVVRNSRRKQAKGGLG, from the coding sequence GTGAGCGGCGAATTAGTGGTCGTGACGGTGACGTATTCACCGGGGCCACATCTGAACCGGTTCCTGGCGTCGTTGTCGCATGCCACCGATCGTGCGGTGACGGTCATCATGGCCGACAACGGGTCCACCGACGGCGCGCCCGAGGAGGCGCTCCAACATTATTCCAACGTGCGCCTGCTGCGCACGGGTGCAAACCTCGGCTACGGCAGCGCGGTGAACCGCGCCGTCGACGAGTTCTCCAAAGATACTTCAGCTCAGTCGATCTCGGAGTTTTTCATCGTCGCCAATCCCGATGTCCAGTGGGGGCCGCGCAGCATCGACATCCTCTTGGACGCGGCGGCGCGCTGGCCGCGGGCGGGTGCGTTGGGACCGATGATCCGCGATCCGGACGGCACGGTGTACCCGTCGGCGCGCCATCTGCCCAGCCTGATCCGGGGCGGCATGCACGCGGTCGTCGGGCCGCTGTGGCGCTCCAATCCCTGGACCGCGGCCTACCGGCAGGCCAGGCTTGTGCCCAGCGAACGGCCCGTCGGATGGCTGTCCGGCTCGTGTCTGTTGCTGCGGCGGGCGGCGTTCGATGAGGTAGCCGGGTTCGACGAGCGCTACTTCATGTACATGGAAGACGTTGACCTAGGAGATCGCCTGGGCCGCGCGGGCTGGCAGAACGTGTACGTGCCGTCGGCTGAGATTTTGCACGACAAGGGCCACGCGACAGGGCGTGATCCTGCCCGCAACTTGGCCGCCCACCACACCAGTACCTACACTTTCCTGGCGGATCGGTATCCGCACTGGTCACAGGCGCCGCTGCGGTGGACAATCAAGGCCGCTCTCAGTGCGCGCGCAGGCCTGGTGGTGCGCAATTCTCGGCGTAAGCAGGCAAAGGGGGGACTGGGCTGA